Proteins encoded in a region of the Melioribacteraceae bacterium genome:
- the nuoB gene encoding NADH-quinone oxidoreductase subunit NuoB, giving the protein MGLLDKEFSDGNIVIAKVDDLFNWARLSSVWQLGFGLACCAIEMMATSMSHYDFDRFGVIPRNTPRQADAIIISGTVTLKMALRIKRLYEQMPDPKYIISMGSCANCGGPYWEHGYHVLKGIDRVIPVDVYVPGCPPRPEALLEGLLKLQEKIRNESLRKKSA; this is encoded by the coding sequence ATGGGTTTACTCGATAAAGAATTCTCCGACGGTAACATAGTAATAGCAAAAGTAGATGATTTGTTTAATTGGGCACGCCTTTCCTCAGTCTGGCAGTTAGGATTCGGCCTCGCATGCTGCGCTATTGAAATGATGGCAACCTCTATGTCCCATTACGATTTCGACCGATTCGGAGTGATTCCAAGAAATACACCGCGTCAGGCCGATGCAATTATTATTTCGGGTACAGTGACTTTAAAGATGGCCCTCCGTATTAAAAGACTATATGAACAGATGCCCGATCCAAAGTATATTATTTCAATGGGAAGCTGCGCCAATTGCGGCGGCCCTTACTGGGAGCATGGATATCACGTTCTAAAGGGGATTGATCGCGTGATCCCGGTTGATGTTTATGTACCGGGCTGCCCTCCAAGACCGGAAGCATTACTCGAAGGTCTTCTTAAACTCCAGGAAAAAATTAGAAACGAATCATTAAGAAAAAAATCAGCATGA
- the ndhC gene encoding NADH-quinone oxidoreductase subunit A, producing MLTEFGKILIFIILAIVFVIITLFINKLVRPNRPTYEKQKVYECGENPEGSPWVKFNIRFYVVALIFLIFDVEVVLLFPWALTYKEFGVYGFIVGLIFLLILGLGMAYEWRKGDLEWARPEPKAPQLDELLKSKSDNQNQN from the coding sequence ATGCTTACAGAATTCGGAAAAATTCTAATATTTATAATACTAGCAATAGTATTTGTAATTATTACCCTTTTTATCAACAAACTTGTAAGACCAAACAGGCCTACATACGAAAAACAGAAAGTCTATGAATGCGGCGAGAATCCTGAAGGCTCTCCATGGGTAAAATTCAATATCCGGTTTTATGTTGTTGCACTCATCTTCCTGATATTCGACGTTGAAGTCGTACTCCTCTTTCCATGGGCTCTAACATATAAAGAATTCGGTGTTTACGGATTTATTGTCGGTCTGATTTTCCTTTTAATTCTTGGTCTTGGAATGGCTTACGAATGGAGAAAGGGTGACCTCGAATGGGCACGTCCCGAACCAAAAGCACCTCAGCTAGACGAATTATTAAAATCCAAATCCGATAACCAAAACCAGAATTAA